In the Leptotrichia sp. oral taxon 847 genome, one interval contains:
- a CDS encoding head maturation protease, ClpP-related, translated as MGQSIPNHQTMNQRNKTIWNLVKNDDKSAELMLYGDIAESFWGDTVSAKEVTEYLAGLDVENIDVYINSNGGVVDTAIAISNALRRHKAKVTVNIDGIAASAATLITCAGDTVRMPKNALFMIHNPSTIAMGDSEEMRKQADVLEKYKNSITETYLQKVNIDKEKLSELMDNETWLNAEEALKYGFIDEITENTDIQVVENKVISNNMVFNMAEFKNFNVDKNIKNNGKGSGKMTKDEIKAQFPNIYAEIVNEGKEIGVKEERTRIQEIENLGYNHEVVDKAKFEEPKNARDLALEIVSLMKQENQNKLNRIQDEGKPLNNTPKGNDDGVNDEQKAANKILAFFKKGGK; from the coding sequence ATGGGACAATCTATACCGAACCACCAAACGATGAACCAGAGGAATAAAACTATATGGAATTTAGTCAAAAATGATGATAAAAGTGCTGAATTAATGCTTTATGGAGATATAGCTGAAAGTTTTTGGGGAGATACGGTAAGTGCTAAAGAAGTAACGGAATATTTGGCTGGCTTAGATGTAGAAAATATTGACGTTTATATTAATTCAAACGGCGGAGTAGTTGACACTGCTATTGCAATTAGTAACGCTTTGAGAAGACACAAAGCTAAAGTAACTGTAAATATTGACGGTATTGCAGCAAGTGCAGCCACTTTAATCACATGTGCTGGAGATACAGTTAGAATGCCTAAAAATGCTTTGTTTATGATACACAATCCTTCAACAATTGCAATGGGGGATTCAGAAGAGATGAGAAAACAGGCAGATGTGCTTGAGAAATACAAAAATTCAATAACGGAAACCTATTTACAAAAGGTTAATATTGATAAAGAGAAATTATCAGAATTAATGGACAACGAAACTTGGTTAAACGCCGAAGAAGCATTGAAATATGGATTTATTGACGAAATAACCGAAAATACAGATATTCAAGTAGTTGAAAATAAGGTAATTTCTAATAATATGGTATTTAATATGGCGGAGTTTAAAAACTTTAATGTTGATAAAAATATAAAAAATAATGGAAAAGGAAGTGGAAAAATGACAAAAGATGAAATAAAAGCACAATTTCCTAACATTTATGCCGAAATTGTAAATGAAGGAAAAGAAATTGGAGTAAAGGAAGAAAGAACAAGGATACAGGAAATTGAGAATTTAGGATATAACCACGAAGTAGTTGATAAAGCTAAATTTGAAGAGCCTAAAAATGCTAGAGATTTAGCATTGGAAATTGTAAGTTTAATGAAACAGGAAAATCAAAATAAACTTAACAGAATACAAGATGAAGGAAAACCACTTAACAATACGCCGAAAGGTAATGATGATGGGGTTAATGATGAGCAAAAAGCAGCAAATAAAATTTTAGCATTTTTTAAGAAAGGTGGTAAATAA
- a CDS encoding major capsid protein: protein MSMNLDLSLRTLFLVTEAMPRPRTFLFDTFFGNRENLDTETVTIEFKNGRRLMAPFVDRYVDGEEMPKDTFSGRTFKPYAVAPKKTFHADELTFERLPGENPFSQSDPDTKRQKKIAETLQEQSEQIARRWEAMAAETLYKLQTTIDGEGISDTIKYYDNSSTEHHTTVASTWDNANSDPIKDIKAVLSEINKAGGTRPEAIILDPLAAELFINNKAVQNMMNLRNAYFGDIRPEVEGVNGANYIGTLTGLGIDVFEYQEYYDYVDEATKQTKTKAIIPDYTALFAPKGNLVKFGAVSTINDGLLEGDLIPRTHTKEENDTITIRTMSKPVTIPLNTKSLKVLKVK from the coding sequence ATGAGCATGAATTTAGATTTGAGTTTAAGAACATTATTTTTAGTAACAGAGGCAATGCCGAGACCGAGAACATTTTTATTTGATACGTTTTTTGGAAACAGAGAAAATTTGGATACTGAAACAGTAACTATTGAATTTAAAAATGGTAGAAGATTGATGGCTCCATTTGTCGATAGATATGTTGACGGAGAGGAAATGCCAAAAGATACATTTTCAGGAAGAACATTCAAACCGTATGCAGTGGCTCCTAAAAAGACGTTTCATGCAGATGAACTGACCTTTGAAAGATTGCCAGGAGAAAATCCGTTTTCACAAAGTGATCCTGATACAAAAAGACAGAAAAAAATTGCTGAAACTTTGCAGGAACAAAGCGAACAGATTGCAAGACGTTGGGAAGCGATGGCAGCTGAAACATTATATAAATTACAAACTACAATCGACGGAGAAGGAATATCAGACACAATCAAATATTATGATAACTCTTCTACGGAACATCATACAACCGTTGCTTCAACTTGGGACAATGCTAATTCTGACCCAATTAAAGATATAAAGGCTGTATTAAGCGAAATTAATAAAGCTGGAGGAACTAGACCAGAAGCAATAATTCTTGATCCGTTGGCAGCGGAATTATTTATTAATAATAAAGCTGTACAAAATATGATGAATCTTAGAAATGCTTATTTTGGGGACATAAGACCTGAAGTTGAGGGTGTAAATGGTGCGAATTATATTGGTACATTGACTGGATTAGGAATTGATGTTTTTGAATATCAGGAATATTACGATTATGTGGATGAAGCTACAAAACAAACTAAAACAAAAGCAATTATTCCAGACTATACAGCTTTATTTGCACCGAAAGGCAATTTAGTAAAATTTGGAGCTGTAAGTACAATTAATGATGGACTTTTGGAAGGGGATTTGATTCCTAGAACTCACACAAAGGAAGAAAACGATACTATCACAATCCGTACAATGTCAAAACCAGTAACAATTCCTTTGAACACAAAATCATTGAAAGTTCTAAAAGTTAAGTAG